The following are encoded together in the Mumia sp. Pv4-285 genome:
- a CDS encoding APC family permease has protein sequence MSGPAPSTTRPDVTDPAQGTLPFAPVLGQSLGAAMPASMALTIPFTLTAVAGRGAWLCVVIAGALVWLVNRALFQFSSRVASAGSLSSYVALGLGPVGGLIAAVSLVIGYGMLASWCIVRSAITATELLDPSRAPGSVGVRELLVALVFTAACGAALALSTRVSLLVTLAAASTALLAVLALVVTSVARAGVPAAMTLTLEGAEPAGIARGVVLAVACLVGFSAATSLSAEAARPHASVPRATSVALAVVVATLFVSALFGPAPVDGVGSMLQWFPPGANHDASVAIVRAVRLLSYVGCVLAVWAALARLTLSLARDGALPARLGATHARRGTPTAAVGAATAMVLGPSAVAFLVAPDERTVVTVLGESSTAALLIAFTLTCLAATPFLQRRGALRRRTAVLHAAGATAMLAVLLAMTVQPWGGEGHTTMATTLACAAGGAVWAASLDRRRPWALTRLGSHDDRDALTADEVTDR, from the coding sequence ATGAGCGGCCCCGCGCCGTCGACGACCCGGCCCGATGTGACGGACCCTGCTCAGGGGACGCTCCCGTTCGCGCCGGTCCTCGGGCAGTCCCTCGGGGCCGCGATGCCGGCGTCGATGGCACTGACGATCCCGTTCACGCTCACCGCTGTCGCCGGTCGCGGCGCTTGGCTCTGCGTGGTGATCGCGGGCGCCCTCGTGTGGCTCGTCAACCGGGCGCTGTTCCAGTTCTCGTCACGAGTGGCGTCCGCGGGCTCTCTCTCCTCGTACGTCGCCCTGGGCCTCGGCCCGGTCGGCGGGCTGATCGCGGCGGTGTCGCTCGTGATCGGGTACGGCATGCTCGCGAGCTGGTGCATCGTGCGTTCAGCGATCACGGCGACCGAGCTGCTCGACCCGTCCCGAGCGCCGGGCTCGGTCGGGGTGCGGGAGCTGCTCGTCGCACTAGTCTTCACGGCGGCGTGCGGCGCGGCCCTGGCACTCTCCACGCGGGTGTCGCTGTTGGTCACGTTGGCGGCCGCGAGCACAGCGCTCCTCGCCGTCCTGGCCCTCGTCGTGACGTCGGTCGCGCGGGCCGGGGTGCCGGCCGCGATGACTCTCACCCTCGAGGGAGCGGAGCCGGCAGGGATCGCGCGGGGCGTCGTGCTCGCTGTCGCGTGCCTGGTCGGGTTCTCGGCCGCCACGTCCCTGTCCGCCGAGGCGGCGCGCCCGCACGCGTCCGTCCCCCGCGCCACGTCCGTCGCACTGGCCGTCGTCGTCGCGACTCTCTTCGTCAGTGCCCTGTTCGGGCCAGCGCCGGTCGACGGTGTCGGCAGCATGCTCCAGTGGTTCCCGCCCGGCGCGAACCACGACGCGTCGGTCGCGATCGTGCGGGCAGTCCGGCTGCTCTCCTACGTCGGGTGCGTGCTGGCCGTGTGGGCGGCGCTCGCTCGGCTGACGCTCTCGCTGGCGCGGGATGGCGCACTGCCGGCACGGCTGGGTGCGACCCACGCCCGTCGCGGGACGCCGACGGCTGCGGTCGGCGCCGCCACCGCCATGGTGCTCGGACCCTCCGCCGTCGCGTTCCTGGTCGCGCCTGACGAGCGCACGGTCGTGACCGTGCTGGGCGAGAGCTCGACGGCCGCGCTGCTGATCGCGTTCACCCTCACGTGCCTCGCGGCCACCCCGTTCCTGCAGCGGCGCGGCGCGCTTCGACGCCGCACCGCGGTCCTGCATGCGGCGGGCGCCACTGCGATGCTGGCGGTTCTCCTTGCGATGACGGTCCAGCCCTGGGGAGGCGAGGGCCACACCACGATGGCGACCACGCTGGCCTGCGCAGCGGGAGGTGCGGTGTGGGCGGCGTCGCTCGACCGGCGGCGTCCGTGGGCGTTGACCCGACTGGGGAGCCACGACGATAGGGATGCGCTGACGGCGGACGAGGTTACCGACCGGTAG
- a CDS encoding (Fe-S)-binding protein, producing the protein MQVVAIVVSLAITAVAVALAAKAITQMVHVVRMGGPTRGTRTDNQGARWKNMLVETIGHTRMLQWHWIGIMHWFVFAGFILLSTMVAAAYFQIFDAHAVLPIIGHWVVYQWVADLLSWLTLIGILYLIVVRQRNKPNQLGRKSRFFGSTFWQAYFVEAVILAVVVCGFLLRGLEYALFSLDDPAEATFVHFPGTFWLGEIFSGMSASALETTIYAVAMVKIVISMTWLITISLNITMGVAWHRFTAWFNIWFKRDSSGRTALGALQPIYIKGEPLDLEKMEDLEEEDFSKLGVGAVEDFSWKGILDFTTCTECGRCQSQCPAWNTDKPLSPKLLVMGLREHAYAKSPYVLAGEDGREGLSEDVVKESERPLIGDESVYGVIDPDVLWSCTNCGACVQQCPVDIEHVDHIVDMRRYQVLVESNFPTELNNIFKGLERKGNPWGMSPKNRMDWARDLDFEVKQVGVDIEDLDEVDWLFWVGCAGAYEDRAKKTTQAVAELLDTAGVSFAVLGDGETCTGDPARRAGNEIVFAQLAMQNAEVFKETKVKKVVSTCAHCFNTLKNEYADFGVELEVVHHTQLLNRLVREGRLTPVAPSDSSVAGKTITYHDPCFLGRHNQVYEAPRELLDVIPNAELKEMPRNSERSFCCGAGGARMWMEETLGERINLNRTQEAIDTGADQIAVGCPFCRVMLADGLTAKQADGAAREEVEVLDVAQLLLAGVKRKADTAGATEPGPDMTAADAGMAATATAVLERPEGPGAELDDPEAGTPAENAEIAEESEVHVDDEGHGHPKA; encoded by the coding sequence ATGCAGGTCGTCGCGATCGTCGTCTCCCTGGCCATCACCGCAGTCGCCGTCGCGCTCGCCGCCAAGGCGATCACGCAGATGGTGCACGTCGTGCGGATGGGCGGGCCGACACGGGGCACGCGCACGGACAACCAAGGTGCGCGCTGGAAGAACATGCTGGTCGAGACCATCGGCCACACCCGGATGCTGCAGTGGCACTGGATCGGCATCATGCACTGGTTCGTGTTCGCCGGGTTCATCCTGCTGTCCACGATGGTGGCCGCGGCCTACTTCCAGATCTTCGACGCCCACGCCGTCCTCCCGATCATCGGGCACTGGGTCGTCTACCAGTGGGTGGCCGACCTCCTCTCCTGGCTGACCCTGATCGGCATCCTCTACCTCATCGTCGTCCGCCAGCGGAACAAGCCGAACCAGCTCGGGCGCAAGTCCCGGTTCTTCGGGTCGACGTTCTGGCAGGCCTACTTCGTCGAGGCCGTCATCCTCGCCGTCGTCGTCTGCGGGTTCCTGCTCCGCGGTCTCGAGTACGCCCTCTTCTCCCTCGACGACCCGGCCGAGGCCACCTTCGTCCACTTCCCCGGCACGTTCTGGCTCGGCGAGATCTTCTCGGGCATGTCGGCCAGCGCGCTCGAGACGACCATCTACGCCGTCGCGATGGTCAAGATCGTCATCTCGATGACCTGGTTGATCACCATCTCGCTCAACATCACGATGGGCGTCGCCTGGCACCGCTTCACCGCCTGGTTCAACATCTGGTTCAAGCGCGACTCGTCAGGCCGCACGGCGCTCGGCGCACTCCAGCCGATCTACATCAAGGGCGAGCCGCTGGACCTCGAGAAGATGGAGGACCTCGAGGAGGAGGACTTCTCCAAGCTCGGCGTCGGTGCCGTCGAGGACTTCTCCTGGAAGGGCATCCTCGACTTCACGACCTGCACCGAGTGCGGCCGCTGCCAGTCACAGTGCCCCGCCTGGAACACCGACAAGCCCCTCTCCCCCAAGCTCCTCGTGATGGGCCTGCGCGAGCACGCGTACGCGAAGTCCCCGTACGTCCTGGCCGGCGAGGACGGCCGTGAAGGCCTGTCGGAGGACGTCGTCAAGGAGAGCGAGCGCCCGCTGATCGGCGACGAGTCGGTTTACGGCGTCATCGATCCCGACGTGCTGTGGTCGTGCACCAACTGTGGCGCGTGCGTGCAGCAGTGCCCCGTCGACATCGAGCACGTCGACCACATCGTCGACATGCGGCGCTACCAGGTGCTCGTCGAGTCGAACTTCCCCACCGAGCTCAACAACATCTTCAAGGGCCTCGAGCGCAAGGGGAACCCCTGGGGCATGTCGCCCAAGAACCGGATGGACTGGGCGAGGGACCTCGACTTCGAGGTCAAGCAGGTCGGCGTCGACATCGAGGACCTCGACGAGGTCGACTGGCTGTTCTGGGTCGGCTGCGCGGGAGCGTACGAGGACCGCGCCAAGAAGACGACCCAAGCGGTCGCCGAGCTCCTGGACACCGCGGGCGTCTCGTTCGCCGTGCTCGGTGACGGCGAGACCTGCACCGGAGACCCGGCTCGCCGCGCCGGCAACGAGATCGTCTTCGCCCAGCTGGCGATGCAGAACGCCGAGGTCTTCAAGGAGACCAAGGTCAAGAAGGTCGTCTCGACCTGTGCGCACTGCTTCAACACGCTCAAGAACGAGTACGCCGACTTCGGTGTCGAGCTCGAGGTCGTCCACCACACGCAGCTGCTCAACCGGCTCGTGCGCGAGGGCAGGCTGACCCCCGTCGCTCCCTCGGACTCGAGCGTGGCCGGCAAGACCATCACCTACCACGACCCGTGCTTCCTCGGCCGTCACAACCAGGTGTACGAGGCGCCGCGCGAGCTCCTCGACGTCATCCCCAACGCCGAGCTCAAGGAGATGCCCCGCAACTCCGAGCGGTCGTTCTGCTGCGGTGCGGGCGGCGCCCGGATGTGGATGGAGGAGACGCTCGGCGAGCGCATCAACCTCAACCGCACCCAGGAGGCCATCGACACCGGTGCCGACCAGATCGCCGTCGGCTGCCCGTTCTGCCGCGTCATGCTCGCCGACGGCCTCACCGCCAAGCAGGCCGACGGTGCCGCACGCGAGGAGGTCGAGGTCCTCGACGTCGCACAGCTCTTGCTCGCCGGCGTGAAGCGGAAGGCCGACACCGCAGGCGCGACAGAGCCGGGTCCCGACATGACGGCCGCGGACGCCGGCATGGCAGCCACGGCCACCGCTGTCCTCGAGCGGCCCGAGGGTCCGGGTGCCGAGCTCGACGATCCCGAGGCCGGCACCCCTGCCGAGAACGCGGAGATCGCCGAGGAGTCCGAGGTCCACGTCGACGACGAGGGTCACGGCCACCCGAAGGCCTGA
- a CDS encoding DMT family transporter codes for MTRWLLLGGAIACEVTASLSLKGALDRPSLYAVVVVGYAASFALLTAVLRLGMPLGVAYGIWGALGVAATAILSAVLYDESFTSLMALGLVLIVGGVLAVELGSQAAHARARADETGAT; via the coding sequence ATGACCAGATGGCTCCTGCTCGGCGGCGCCATCGCCTGCGAGGTGACCGCCTCCCTCTCGCTCAAGGGAGCCCTGGACCGCCCATCGCTGTACGCCGTCGTGGTCGTGGGCTACGCCGCGTCCTTCGCGCTGCTGACGGCCGTCCTCCGGCTGGGCATGCCGCTCGGCGTCGCCTACGGCATCTGGGGCGCCCTCGGTGTCGCCGCGACCGCCATCCTCTCCGCGGTCCTGTACGACGAGTCGTTCACGTCGCTCATGGCGCTCGGCCTGGTCCTGATCGTCGGCGGCGTCCTGGCCGTGGAGCTGGGATCCCAGGCAGCGCACGCCCGGGCGCGCGCCGACGAGACCGGAGCGACCTGA
- a CDS encoding DMT family transporter, which produces MAWLFLAGAILVEVAATLSLRMAATGRRAWYAAVVTGYLVAFSCLALSLDAGMALGVAYGIWAASGVALTAVASWLLFGEPLTVVMAGGIALIAAGVLLVELGAAH; this is translated from the coding sequence ATGGCGTGGCTCTTCCTCGCTGGCGCAATCCTCGTCGAGGTCGCCGCGACGCTGTCGCTGCGGATGGCGGCCACCGGGCGGCGCGCCTGGTACGCCGCCGTCGTCACGGGCTACCTCGTCGCCTTCTCCTGCCTGGCACTGAGCCTCGACGCAGGCATGGCGCTCGGAGTCGCGTACGGGATCTGGGCGGCCAGCGGCGTGGCCCTCACCGCAGTCGCGTCGTGGCTGCTGTTCGGTGAACCGCTCACCGTCGTGATGGCCGGCGGCATCGCGCTCATCGCGGCCGGCGTCCTGCTCGTGGAGCTCGGCGCCGCCCACTGA
- a CDS encoding ABC transporter permease — MTATVLSVTDAVEDVVTRQGFGDVLRAEWIKLRTVRSTWWTLAALVGLGAGLTIVMCWGNADWLASEGADESPGSFITWGMMIAQITAVVLGVLAVTNEYGTGMIRTTFAAVPRRGRVLAAKSLLVAGVLFVVGTATALIGYFGGNFFFEREGIGMALEGDVLRSMYGSGLYMAGLGLLSVAVGTLLRHTAGAITITIAVVFVVSNMIALVPGDIGLFLERVMPGNAGSAVAVPVAFNPNLLDAWPSFAIFTAEITVLMVAAAVAVRRRDA; from the coding sequence ATGACCGCGACAGTGCTCAGCGTCACCGATGCTGTCGAGGACGTGGTGACCCGACAGGGCTTCGGCGACGTCCTCCGCGCCGAGTGGATCAAGCTGCGGACGGTCCGTTCGACCTGGTGGACCCTGGCCGCGCTGGTCGGGCTCGGCGCCGGTCTCACGATCGTGATGTGCTGGGGCAACGCCGACTGGCTCGCCTCCGAGGGCGCCGACGAGTCACCCGGCTCGTTCATCACCTGGGGCATGATGATCGCCCAGATCACGGCTGTGGTGCTCGGCGTCCTCGCGGTCACCAACGAGTACGGCACCGGGATGATCCGGACCACGTTCGCGGCCGTGCCGCGGCGTGGACGCGTCCTCGCCGCCAAGTCGCTCCTCGTGGCCGGCGTGCTGTTCGTGGTCGGTACGGCCACGGCGCTGATCGGCTACTTCGGCGGCAACTTCTTCTTCGAGCGCGAAGGCATCGGCATGGCGCTGGAGGGCGACGTGCTGCGGTCGATGTACGGCAGCGGCCTCTACATGGCCGGGCTCGGTCTGCTCTCGGTCGCCGTCGGTACGCTCCTGCGGCACACCGCCGGAGCCATCACGATCACCATCGCCGTCGTCTTCGTCGTCAGCAACATGATCGCGCTGGTCCCCGGTGACATCGGGCTCTTCCTGGAGCGCGTCATGCCCGGCAACGCAGGGTCCGCGGTCGCCGTCCCGGTGGCGTTCAACCCGAACCTCCTCGACGCCTGGCCCAGCTTCGCGATCTTCACCGCGGAGATCACCGTGCTGATGGTGGCCGCAGCGGTCGCGGTCCGGCGCCGCGACGCCTGA
- a CDS encoding ABC transporter ATP-binding protein, with translation MIRAQALSKKFGDKTAVDAIDFTVKPGRVTGFLGPNGAGKSTTMRMILGLDAPTSGTVTVNGHRHLTSPAPLRSIGALIDAHAFHPGRSARDHLRWLAASNGIPSTRVGEVLELVGIESVARQRAGRYSLGMGQRLGIAAALIGDPPVVVLDEPVNGLDPEGIRWVRALARQLADEGRTVFVSSHLMSEMALTADHLIVIGRGQILADTSTEDFISTHAASYVRVKSPVRAQIGSLLERAGLDVVAVDDALHVQGIDAAAIGDLVHGQGLALHELTLVRSSLEDAFMTLTADSVEYASKTREEVAA, from the coding sequence ATGATCCGCGCTCAAGCACTCAGCAAGAAGTTCGGAGACAAGACCGCCGTCGACGCGATCGACTTCACGGTCAAGCCGGGACGCGTCACCGGGTTCCTCGGCCCCAACGGCGCCGGCAAGTCGACGACCATGCGGATGATCCTGGGGCTCGACGCCCCGACGTCCGGCACGGTCACCGTGAACGGGCACCGTCACCTGACCTCGCCCGCGCCGCTGCGCTCCATCGGCGCTCTCATCGACGCCCACGCATTCCACCCGGGTCGCTCCGCGCGGGACCACCTCCGCTGGCTCGCCGCCAGCAACGGCATCCCGAGCACCCGCGTCGGTGAGGTGCTCGAGCTCGTCGGCATCGAGTCCGTCGCTCGCCAGCGCGCCGGCCGCTACTCGCTCGGCATGGGGCAGCGGCTCGGCATCGCCGCCGCACTGATCGGGGATCCGCCGGTCGTCGTTCTCGACGAGCCGGTCAACGGGCTCGACCCCGAGGGCATCCGGTGGGTCCGCGCGTTGGCTCGCCAGCTCGCCGACGAGGGGAGGACGGTGTTCGTCTCCAGCCACCTCATGTCCGAGATGGCGCTGACCGCCGACCACCTGATCGTGATCGGTCGCGGCCAGATCCTCGCCGACACCTCGACGGAGGACTTCATCTCCACGCACGCCGCGTCGTACGTCCGGGTGAAGTCGCCCGTGCGGGCGCAGATCGGCTCGCTCCTCGAGCGGGCCGGACTGGACGTCGTCGCCGTCGACGACGCCCTCCACGTCCAGGGGATCGACGCCGCGGCGATCGGCGACCTGGTCCACGGGCAGGGGCTGGCGCTCCACGAGCTCACGCTCGTCCGATCGTCGCTGGAGGACGCCTTCATGACGCTGACAGCCGACAGCGTCGAGTACGCGTCGAAGACCCGTGAAGAGGTGGCGGCATGA
- a CDS encoding carbohydrate kinase family protein: MARILVVGDVVDDLIVRPLTAVTPASDTPAVIRRRDGGSAANVAAWLGWLGADVMFVGRAGKNGARRHTEALERFGVQTRIAADGERDTATIVITLDGGGERTMYVDRGANSGLSTKDVPLSAWKDVRWVHLTGYSFFDPATRPVAQEIVARARDRGAAVSVDPASIAFLRDVGVDAFVSWTREVDVILPNLDELCCMTGEDDPDRAVLELSRWYPTVVATLGASGALQMTPDGFVVRQRAEKAEVEDLTGAGDAFTAGFLAASADGVDPQQALRRGAETAALAVGRTGARPPLGEARPLLG, encoded by the coding sequence ATGGCGCGCATCCTCGTGGTCGGCGACGTGGTCGACGATCTCATCGTCCGACCCCTGACCGCGGTGACCCCGGCGAGCGACACCCCGGCAGTCATCCGGAGGCGTGACGGCGGATCCGCCGCGAACGTCGCCGCCTGGCTCGGCTGGCTCGGCGCAGACGTGATGTTCGTCGGGCGTGCGGGCAAGAACGGAGCACGTCGGCACACCGAGGCGCTCGAGCGCTTCGGCGTCCAGACGCGGATCGCCGCCGACGGCGAACGAGACACCGCGACGATCGTCATCACGCTCGACGGTGGCGGCGAGAGGACGATGTACGTCGACCGCGGTGCCAACAGCGGGCTGTCGACGAAGGATGTCCCCCTCTCGGCGTGGAAGGACGTCCGGTGGGTCCACCTCACCGGCTACTCGTTCTTCGACCCGGCCACGCGGCCGGTGGCGCAGGAGATTGTCGCTCGGGCCCGCGACCGCGGTGCTGCCGTGTCCGTGGATCCTGCGTCGATCGCCTTCCTGCGCGACGTCGGTGTCGACGCGTTCGTCTCCTGGACCCGCGAGGTGGACGTGATCCTCCCGAACCTCGACGAGCTGTGCTGCATGACCGGCGAGGACGACCCCGACCGTGCCGTGCTCGAGCTGAGCCGGTGGTACCCGACCGTCGTCGCGACGCTCGGCGCCTCGGGAGCCCTCCAGATGACGCCCGACGGGTTCGTGGTGCGCCAGCGTGCGGAGAAGGCCGAGGTCGAGGACCTGACCGGTGCGGGCGACGCCTTCACGGCCGGGTTCCTGGCGGCCAGCGCCGACGGCGTCGACCCGCAGCAGGCGCTGAGGCGCGGCGCGGAGACGGCTGCGCTCGCGGTCGGCCGCACGGGGGCGCGACCGCCGCTCGGTGAGGCGCGCCCGCTGCTGGGCTGA
- a CDS encoding pseudouridine-5'-phosphate glycosidase, translating to MNIHPEVSAALEAGRPVVALESTIISHGLPRPRNLQAARDFEAILRERDVVPATIAVVDGEPHVGLDEAALERIALDDSVVKVSVRDLPVAMATRASGATTVAATAFLAAKAGIRVFSTGGLGGVHRGASDTFDESADLTMLAQTPITVVSAGVKSILDIPATLERLETLSVTVVGYGTDRFPSFWLTESGETVDWAVPDAETVAAVMASNDLLARASAVLVANPLPYEKQLDPQVHQDALRQALAEAERDGITGKDVSPYLLARIVELTSGSSLEVNLDIAANNIRVGAAIAIAWSARDR from the coding sequence ATGAACATCCACCCCGAGGTCTCTGCCGCCCTCGAGGCCGGCCGTCCGGTCGTCGCGCTCGAGTCCACGATCATCTCCCACGGTCTGCCGCGGCCCCGCAACCTGCAGGCGGCCCGCGACTTCGAGGCGATCCTGCGCGAGCGCGACGTCGTCCCGGCCACCATCGCCGTCGTCGACGGAGAGCCGCACGTCGGTCTGGACGAGGCTGCCCTCGAGCGGATCGCGCTGGACGACTCGGTGGTGAAGGTCTCGGTCCGTGACCTGCCGGTCGCGATGGCGACGCGCGCGTCCGGTGCCACGACGGTCGCCGCAACCGCGTTCCTCGCCGCCAAGGCGGGCATCCGGGTCTTCTCGACCGGTGGCCTCGGCGGTGTGCACCGCGGAGCGAGCGACACCTTCGACGAGTCCGCCGACCTCACGATGCTGGCCCAGACGCCGATCACCGTGGTGTCGGCCGGCGTGAAGTCGATCCTCGACATCCCGGCGACGCTCGAGCGACTCGAGACCCTCAGCGTCACGGTGGTCGGCTACGGGACCGACCGGTTCCCGAGCTTCTGGCTGACGGAGTCTGGTGAGACGGTCGACTGGGCGGTGCCTGACGCGGAGACGGTCGCGGCGGTGATGGCCTCGAACGACCTGCTCGCGCGAGCGAGTGCCGTGCTCGTCGCCAACCCGCTGCCGTACGAGAAGCAGCTCGACCCGCAGGTCCACCAGGACGCCCTGCGGCAGGCGCTGGCAGAGGCCGAGCGGGACGGCATCACCGGCAAGGACGTCAGCCCGTACCTGCTGGCACGGATCGTCGAGCTCACCAGCGGCTCCAGCCTCGAGGTGAACCTCGACATCGCGGCCAACAACATCAGGGTCGGTGCGGCGATCGCGATCGCCTGGAGCGCACGAGACCGGTGA
- the dcd gene encoding dCTP deaminase: MLLSDRDIRAELDNERIVVDPYDEAMMQPSSIDVRLDKFFRVFENHRYPHIDPAEDQSDLTKEVTAADGAPFILHPGEFVLGSTYERVALPVDVAARVEGKSSLGRLGLLTHATAGFVDPGFDGHVTLELANVATLPIKLYPGMKIGQLCFFRLSSPAEHPYGSEKYGSRYQGQRGPTPSRSYANFHRTKI, encoded by the coding sequence GTGCTGCTCTCCGACCGCGACATCCGTGCCGAGCTCGACAACGAGCGGATCGTCGTCGACCCCTACGACGAGGCGATGATGCAGCCGTCGAGCATCGACGTACGCCTCGACAAGTTCTTCCGGGTGTTCGAGAACCACCGCTACCCGCACATCGACCCGGCCGAGGACCAGTCAGACCTCACCAAGGAGGTCACGGCGGCCGACGGCGCGCCGTTCATCCTGCACCCCGGCGAGTTCGTCCTCGGGTCGACCTACGAACGGGTCGCACTGCCGGTCGACGTCGCCGCTCGGGTCGAGGGCAAGTCGTCGCTCGGCCGGCTCGGGCTCCTGACCCACGCGACCGCAGGCTTCGTCGACCCGGGGTTCGACGGCCACGTCACGCTCGAGCTGGCGAACGTCGCGACGCTCCCGATCAAGCTCTACCCCGGCATGAAGATCGGCCAGCTGTGCTTCTTCCGGCTGTCGTCGCCGGCGGAGCACCCGTACGGCTCGGAGAAGTACGGGTCGCGCTACCAGGGTCAGCGCGGGCCGACGCCGTCGCGTTCGTACGCCAATTTCCACCGTACGAAGATCTGA
- a CDS encoding M20/M25/M40 family metallo-hydrolase — MRKALTGALGAVVAATMVTTATPAAAIDEVNTTQLRKEVTVNGILKHARALQVIANQNDGTRASGLPGYEASVDYVTKQLRRSGYRVTKQAFSFPFFQSLSDPTLSQVSPTPTDYETDVYDYSGDGDVTGVVVPATNNVIPATPEPSSTAGCEPGDFAAAPAEPAIALVQRGGCDFAVKADNAAAAGYDALIIFNEGNPGRTELSVGTLGGEKPIPVVGLSYADAVAILDQLEAGPVTLSVSTDVENDPDRTTWNVIANLSAKDLKKVKNKDQVVVVGAHLDSVAAGPGINDNGSGTAGILAIAQEMADLKLTKKLARPVRFAFWGAEESGLLGAEHYVASLTDNQRSKIYANLNFDMIGSPNYVRFVYDGDGSDGGPVGPPGSDVIETIFTDYFESQGLASEPTDFDGRSDYGPFIEAGIPAGGLFSGAEGVKTPEQAAVYGGTAGEWYDPCYHQACDDITNLSVKSLNELGDAAAHATLTLTKSKSGLYPDGSRKAKAAAAAKAQALSAPTAGAHAGHAAR; from the coding sequence GTGCGAAAAGCACTCACCGGAGCCCTGGGAGCAGTGGTCGCCGCCACCATGGTGACCACCGCGACACCCGCAGCGGCAATCGACGAGGTCAACACGACCCAGCTCCGCAAGGAAGTCACGGTCAACGGGATCCTGAAGCACGCCCGCGCGCTCCAGGTCATCGCCAACCAGAACGACGGCACTCGCGCGTCCGGGCTCCCCGGCTACGAGGCGTCCGTCGACTACGTCACCAAGCAGCTGCGCCGATCCGGCTACCGGGTCACGAAGCAGGCGTTCAGCTTCCCGTTCTTCCAGTCCCTCTCCGACCCGACGCTGTCGCAGGTCTCACCGACGCCGACGGACTACGAGACGGACGTCTACGACTACTCGGGTGACGGCGACGTCACCGGTGTCGTCGTCCCGGCCACCAACAACGTCATCCCGGCGACGCCAGAGCCCAGCAGCACCGCAGGATGCGAGCCCGGCGACTTCGCCGCGGCCCCTGCCGAGCCGGCGATCGCGCTCGTCCAGCGCGGCGGCTGCGACTTCGCGGTCAAGGCCGACAACGCCGCTGCGGCAGGCTACGACGCACTCATCATCTTCAACGAGGGCAACCCGGGCCGTACGGAGCTGTCCGTCGGCACCCTCGGCGGAGAGAAGCCGATCCCCGTGGTCGGCCTTTCGTACGCCGACGCGGTCGCCATCCTCGATCAGCTCGAGGCGGGCCCGGTCACCCTCAGCGTGTCGACGGACGTCGAGAACGATCCTGACCGCACCACCTGGAACGTGATCGCGAACCTCTCAGCCAAGGACCTCAAGAAGGTGAAGAACAAGGACCAGGTCGTCGTCGTCGGGGCGCACCTCGACTCCGTCGCGGCCGGTCCTGGCATCAACGACAACGGCAGCGGCACGGCCGGGATCCTGGCGATCGCGCAGGAGATGGCCGACCTCAAGCTGACCAAGAAGCTCGCGCGTCCCGTCCGCTTCGCCTTCTGGGGCGCAGAGGAGTCGGGCCTGCTCGGCGCCGAGCACTACGTCGCCTCGCTGACCGACAACCAGCGCTCGAAGATCTACGCGAACCTCAACTTCGACATGATCGGCTCGCCGAACTACGTCAGGTTCGTCTACGACGGCGACGGCTCCGACGGCGGTCCCGTCGGCCCGCCCGGGTCCGACGTGATCGAGACGATCTTCACCGACTACTTCGAGAGCCAGGGCCTGGCCAGCGAGCCGACCGACTTCGACGGGCGGTCCGACTACGGCCCGTTCATCGAGGCGGGCATCCCCGCAGGTGGTCTCTTCTCGGGGGCTGAAGGCGTCAAGACGCCGGAGCAGGCCGCGGTGTACGGCGGCACGGCCGGTGAGTGGTACGACCCGTGCTACCACCAGGCGTGCGACGACATCACCAACCTCAGCGTCAAGTCGCTCAACGAGCTCGGCGATGCTGCCGCGCACGCGACGCTGACGTTGACGAAGTCGAAGTCCGGGCTGTACCCCGACGGCAGCCGCAAGGCGAAGGCTGCCGCCGCCGCCAAGGCCCAGGCGCTCTCGGCGCCGACGGCCGGCGCGCACGCAGGTCACGCGGCGCGCTGA